A part of Miscanthus floridulus cultivar M001 chromosome 6, ASM1932011v1, whole genome shotgun sequence genomic DNA contains:
- the LOC136461601 gene encoding type IV inositol polyphosphate 5-phosphatase 3-like isoform X1 — MVVQKQRRAPAEVFWPKIVLKKWLNLKSKDLDFGADDEDDDDGSDVDGQENCGCDDGGARRPAEDRAQITDESLERAPYKLRRRNSETLRAQYINTKELRVCVGTWNAGGKAPPDDLDIAEWLGTGGDAEPTDIYVLGFQEVVPLNAGNVFGAEDGRPAQAWESVIRGALRRAPPSKPKYRCYSHPPSPSRFDPPVDAAAAADELLPGGTDTETDTDEDVPLSFPVRAEDYVTATPKKMSRLNHFSVVVDENENGSSQLNGDELDDGPDQPPPQQLGLQQRVLLRSLSRADRVGLVWPEQPLDLLPPRALNAASSFKASKSFKSFRGSSRVADAAAADDLPMIPDLDLDGALRKKSRSPFVRIVSKQMVGIFLTVWVRRGLRKCVQNLKVSTVGVGAMGYIGNKGGVSVSMSVYQTMFCFVCSHLAAGEKPGDVHKRNADVHEIHRRTRFAAPGDLQLPRDIHDHDRIFWLGDLNYRLDASYERAHELISAGRWRELAETDQLKRELRKGRAFDGWTEGVLEFAPTYKYELSSRRYVGVGDDQSQSHRSGGGRRTPAWCDRVLSYGKGLRLLGYRRSELALSDHRPVTAMYAAEVEVFSSRKLQRALTLTDAEVEAGQVVPDLDF, encoded by the exons ATGGTGGTGCAGAAGCAGAGGAGGGCGCCGGCCGAG GTGTTCTGGCCCAAGATTGTGCTCAAGAAGTGGCTCAACCTCAAGAGCAAGGACCTGGACTTCGGcgccgacgacgaggacgacgacgacggcagcgACGTTGACGGCCAAG AGAACTGCGGCTGTGACGACGGCGGCGCTCGCCGGCCGGCCGAGGACAGAGCCCAGATCACCG ACGAGAGCCTGGAGAGAGCGCCGTACAAGCTGCGGCGGCGGAACTCGGAGACGCTGCGTGCGCAGTACATCAACACCAAAGAGCTGAG GGTCTGCGTCGGCACCTGGAACGCCGGCGGCAAGGCACCGCCGGACGACCTCGACATCGCCGAGTGGCTCGGCACCGGCGGCGACGCCGAACCAACCGACATCTACGTGCTCGG GTTCCAGGAAGTGGTGCCGCTGAACGCCGGCAACGTGTTCGGCGCGGAGGACGGGCGGCCGGCGCAGGCGTGGGAGTCCGTGATCCGCGGCGCGCTGCGGCGGGCGCCGCCGTCGAAGCCCAAGTACAGGTGCTACAGCCACCCTCCCTCTCCGTCGCGGTTCGACCCGCCGGTCGACGCCGCGGCGGCCGCCGACGAGCTCCTCCCCGGCGGCACGGACACTGAGACCGACACCGACGAGGACGTGCCCCTCAGCTTCCCCGTGCGGGCCGAGGACTACGTCACGGCCACACCGAAGAAGATGAGCAGGCTCAACCACTTCAGCGTCGTCGTGGATGAGAATGAGAATGGCTCATCGCAGCTCAACGGCGACGAACTGGACGATGGGCCTGAtcagccgccgccgcagcagctagGCCTTCAGCAACGGGTGCTCCTGAGGTCGCTGAGCAGGGCGGACAGGGTGGGGCTGGTCTGGCCGGAGCAGCCGCTGGACCTGCTCCCCCCGCGCGCCCTGAACGCCGCGTCGTCGTTCAAGGCGTCCAAGTCGTTCAAATCGTTCAGGGGATCGTCCCGCGTggccgacgcggcggcggcggacgaccTGCCCATGATCCCGGACCTCGACCTCGACGGCGCGCTGCGGAAGAAGAGCCGTTCGCCGTTCGTGCGGATCGTGAGCAAGCAGATGGTGGGGATCTTCCTGACGGTGTGGGTGCGGCGGGGCCTCCGGAAGTGCGTCCAGAACCTCAAGGTCTCCACCGTCGGCGTCGGCGCCATGGGCTACATCGGCAACAAAGGGGGCGTGTCGGTGAGCATGTCCGTCTACCAGACCATGTTCTGCTTCGTGTGCAGccacctcgccgccggcgagaAGCCCGGCGACGTCCACAAGCGCAACGCCGACGTACACGAGATCCACCGCCGCACGCGCTTCGCCGCCCCCGGCGACCTGCAGCTGCCCAGAGACATCCACGACCATGA CCGGATCTTCTGGCTGGGCGATCTGAACTACCGGCTGGACGCGTCGTACGAGCGAGCGCACGAGCTGATCTCGGCGGGACGCTGgcgcgagctggcggagacggacCAGCTGAAGCGGGAGCTGAGGAAGGGGCGGGCGTTCGACGGGTGGACGGAGGGCGTCCTGGAGTTCGCGCCGACCTACAAGTACGAGCTGAGCTCGAGGAGGTACGTCGGCGTCGGGGACGACCAGAGCCAGAGCCACAGGAGCGGCGGTGGGCGGCGGACCCCGGCGTGGTGCGACCGGGTGCTGTCGTACGGCAAGGGGCTGAGGCTGCTGGGCTACCGGCGGTCGGAGCTGGCGCTGTCGGACCACCGCCCGGTGACGGCCATGTACGCGGCGGAGGTGGAGGTGTTCTCCAGCCGGAAGCTGCAGAGAGCGCTCACGCTCACGGACGCCGAGGTGGAGGCCGGGCAGGTCGTGCCGGACCTCGATTTTTGA
- the LOC136461601 gene encoding type IV inositol polyphosphate 5-phosphatase 3-like isoform X2 yields the protein MVVQKQRRAPAEVFWPKIVLKKWLNLKSKDLDFGADDEDDDDGSDVDGQDESLERAPYKLRRRNSETLRAQYINTKELRVCVGTWNAGGKAPPDDLDIAEWLGTGGDAEPTDIYVLGFQEVVPLNAGNVFGAEDGRPAQAWESVIRGALRRAPPSKPKYRCYSHPPSPSRFDPPVDAAAAADELLPGGTDTETDTDEDVPLSFPVRAEDYVTATPKKMSRLNHFSVVVDENENGSSQLNGDELDDGPDQPPPQQLGLQQRVLLRSLSRADRVGLVWPEQPLDLLPPRALNAASSFKASKSFKSFRGSSRVADAAAADDLPMIPDLDLDGALRKKSRSPFVRIVSKQMVGIFLTVWVRRGLRKCVQNLKVSTVGVGAMGYIGNKGGVSVSMSVYQTMFCFVCSHLAAGEKPGDVHKRNADVHEIHRRTRFAAPGDLQLPRDIHDHDRIFWLGDLNYRLDASYERAHELISAGRWRELAETDQLKRELRKGRAFDGWTEGVLEFAPTYKYELSSRRYVGVGDDQSQSHRSGGGRRTPAWCDRVLSYGKGLRLLGYRRSELALSDHRPVTAMYAAEVEVFSSRKLQRALTLTDAEVEAGQVVPDLDF from the exons ATGGTGGTGCAGAAGCAGAGGAGGGCGCCGGCCGAG GTGTTCTGGCCCAAGATTGTGCTCAAGAAGTGGCTCAACCTCAAGAGCAAGGACCTGGACTTCGGcgccgacgacgaggacgacgacgacggcagcgACGTTGACGGCCAAG ACGAGAGCCTGGAGAGAGCGCCGTACAAGCTGCGGCGGCGGAACTCGGAGACGCTGCGTGCGCAGTACATCAACACCAAAGAGCTGAG GGTCTGCGTCGGCACCTGGAACGCCGGCGGCAAGGCACCGCCGGACGACCTCGACATCGCCGAGTGGCTCGGCACCGGCGGCGACGCCGAACCAACCGACATCTACGTGCTCGG GTTCCAGGAAGTGGTGCCGCTGAACGCCGGCAACGTGTTCGGCGCGGAGGACGGGCGGCCGGCGCAGGCGTGGGAGTCCGTGATCCGCGGCGCGCTGCGGCGGGCGCCGCCGTCGAAGCCCAAGTACAGGTGCTACAGCCACCCTCCCTCTCCGTCGCGGTTCGACCCGCCGGTCGACGCCGCGGCGGCCGCCGACGAGCTCCTCCCCGGCGGCACGGACACTGAGACCGACACCGACGAGGACGTGCCCCTCAGCTTCCCCGTGCGGGCCGAGGACTACGTCACGGCCACACCGAAGAAGATGAGCAGGCTCAACCACTTCAGCGTCGTCGTGGATGAGAATGAGAATGGCTCATCGCAGCTCAACGGCGACGAACTGGACGATGGGCCTGAtcagccgccgccgcagcagctagGCCTTCAGCAACGGGTGCTCCTGAGGTCGCTGAGCAGGGCGGACAGGGTGGGGCTGGTCTGGCCGGAGCAGCCGCTGGACCTGCTCCCCCCGCGCGCCCTGAACGCCGCGTCGTCGTTCAAGGCGTCCAAGTCGTTCAAATCGTTCAGGGGATCGTCCCGCGTggccgacgcggcggcggcggacgaccTGCCCATGATCCCGGACCTCGACCTCGACGGCGCGCTGCGGAAGAAGAGCCGTTCGCCGTTCGTGCGGATCGTGAGCAAGCAGATGGTGGGGATCTTCCTGACGGTGTGGGTGCGGCGGGGCCTCCGGAAGTGCGTCCAGAACCTCAAGGTCTCCACCGTCGGCGTCGGCGCCATGGGCTACATCGGCAACAAAGGGGGCGTGTCGGTGAGCATGTCCGTCTACCAGACCATGTTCTGCTTCGTGTGCAGccacctcgccgccggcgagaAGCCCGGCGACGTCCACAAGCGCAACGCCGACGTACACGAGATCCACCGCCGCACGCGCTTCGCCGCCCCCGGCGACCTGCAGCTGCCCAGAGACATCCACGACCATGA CCGGATCTTCTGGCTGGGCGATCTGAACTACCGGCTGGACGCGTCGTACGAGCGAGCGCACGAGCTGATCTCGGCGGGACGCTGgcgcgagctggcggagacggacCAGCTGAAGCGGGAGCTGAGGAAGGGGCGGGCGTTCGACGGGTGGACGGAGGGCGTCCTGGAGTTCGCGCCGACCTACAAGTACGAGCTGAGCTCGAGGAGGTACGTCGGCGTCGGGGACGACCAGAGCCAGAGCCACAGGAGCGGCGGTGGGCGGCGGACCCCGGCGTGGTGCGACCGGGTGCTGTCGTACGGCAAGGGGCTGAGGCTGCTGGGCTACCGGCGGTCGGAGCTGGCGCTGTCGGACCACCGCCCGGTGACGGCCATGTACGCGGCGGAGGTGGAGGTGTTCTCCAGCCGGAAGCTGCAGAGAGCGCTCACGCTCACGGACGCCGAGGTGGAGGCCGGGCAGGTCGTGCCGGACCTCGATTTTTGA